A single window of Oxyura jamaicensis isolate SHBP4307 breed ruddy duck chromosome 3, BPBGC_Ojam_1.0, whole genome shotgun sequence DNA harbors:
- the TUBE1 gene encoding tubulin epsilon chain, producing MTQSVVVQVGQCGNQVGCRFWDLALREHAAVNKKGIYDEALSSFFRNVDTRSAGDGPDIYKGKICSLKARALLIDMEEGVVNEILQGPLRDVFDSKQLITDVSGSGNNWAVGHKVYGCQYQENIVEKLRKTAEHCDCLQCFFIIHSMGGGTGSGLGTFVLNLLEDEFPEVYRFVTAVYPSGEDDVITSPYNSVLAMKELNEHADCVLPIENESLFDIVNKIHQMMNSGKLGSTVKPNSLVTSSAGITKAVQEKPFDAMNNIVANLLLNLTSSARFEGSLNMDLNEISMNLVPFPRLHYLVSSLTPLYTLADVNVPSRRLDQMFSDAFSRDHQLIQADPKHSLYLACALLVRGNVQVSDIRRNIERLKPSLNFVSWNQEGWKTGLCSVPPVGHSHSLLALANNTCVKPTFMELRDRFTRLYKKKAHLHHYLQVDGMEQSCFSEAVLSLSDLIEEYNELDATKGGPRTDPSRLKIAV from the exons ATGACGCAGTCGGTGGTGGTGCAGG TGGGCCAGTGCGGGAACCAGGTGGGCTGCCGCTTCTGGGACCTGGCGCTGCGGGAGCACGCCGCCGTCAACAAG aaaggaatttaTGATGAAGCATTAAGCAGTTTCTTCAGGAATGTAGATACAAG aagtgctgGTGATGGCCCTGatatttacaaaggaaaaatctgcTCTTTAAAAGCACGA GCGCTGTTGATTGACATGGAGGAGGGCGTGGTAAATGAAATTCTGCAGGGACCATTGAGAGATGTGTTTGATAGCAAGCAGCTTATCACAGATGTTTCTGGTTCAGGAAACAACTG gGCTGTAGGTCACAAGGTATATGGCTGTCAGTACCAGGAAAACATTGtggaaaagctgaggaaaacTGCAGAACATTGTGATTGTCTACAGTGTTTTTTTATCATTCATTCTATGGGAGGTG GGACAGGATCTGGTCTTGGAACTTTCGTACTAAATTTGCTTGAGGATGAGTTCCCAGAAGTATATAGATTTGTTACTGCAGTTTATCCCTCTGGTGAAGATGATGTTATTACTTCTCCATATAACAGTGTTCTGGCTATGAAGGAGCTTAATGAACATGCAGACTGTGTGCTACCAATAGAGAATGAA tCTCTGTTTGATATAGTTAACAAAATTCATCAGATGATGAATTCTGGGAAGCTAGGGTCAACTGTGAAGCCAAACAGCTTGGTAACATCAAGTGCAGGCATTACGAAAGCTGTACAGGAGAAGCCATTTGATGCAATGAATAATATCGTAGCCAACTTGCTGCTGAACCTGACTAG CTCTGCTAGGTTTGAAGGTTCCCTTAACATGGATCTTAATGAAATCAGCATGAATTTAGTTCCATTTCCTCGACTTCATTACTTGGTTTCAAGCTTGACTCCTCTGTATACACTGGCTGATGTTAATGTACCTTCTAGAAG GTTGGATCAGAtgttttcagatgcttttaGTAGAGATCATCAACTAATTCAAGCAGATCCAAAGCATAGCCTCTATCTTGCTTGTGCACTTCTTGTTCGAGGAAATGTGCAAGTTTCAGACATTCGCAGAAATATTGAAAG GTTGAAGCCTTCCCTGAACTTTGTCTCATGGAATCAAGAGGGCTGGAAAACTGGTTTGTGTTCTGTACCTCCTGTGGGCCATTCCCATTCCCTTCTGGCTTTAGCAAACAACACCTGTGTGAAACCAACTTTTATGGAACTCAGAGACAGATTTACGAGGCTCTACAAGAAAAAG GCTCATCTTCACCATTATCTGCAAGTAGATGGGATGgagcaaagctgtttttctgaagctgtattGTCTTTGTCTGACCTAATAGAAGAGTATAATGAACTGGATGCCACAAAAGGTGGGCCTAGAACAGATCCATCAAGACTGAAGATAGCTGTGTGA
- the CCN6 gene encoding cellular communication network factor 6 encodes MCGNMRWLLFPTIIIACTQQFFCRAQAHSPHLKAGGKPPESSEVLQRQELCHWPCRCPPVPTCSPGVSLVKDGCGCCKVCAKQAGETCNEADICDPHKGLYCDYSEDEPRYETGVCAYLVAVGCELNGVYYLNGQTFQPNPLYKCLCVSGAIGCTPVFTPKLAKSPCTRHAGRKKPGQSVCGPGKQKQLQSTNYRLMSVYRNLPLVLKKNCLVQATPWTPCSRTCGIGISSRVTNENNKCEMKKEKRLCFIQPCLTNTLKTIKIPKGKTCQPTFQLPIAEKLVFSGCSSSQTYKLTFCGVCLDKRCCIPNKSKMITVKFECPNEGFFKWKMMWITSCVCQRICSDPGDIFSELKIF; translated from the exons ATGTGCGGGAACATGCGGTGGCTCCTTTTTCCCACCATCATCATCGCTTGTACACAACAG TTTTTCTGCAGGGCACAAGCCCACAGCCCGCATCTGAAGGCTGGGGGAAAGCCTCCGGAAAGCAGCGAGGTCCTGCAGCGCCAGGAGCTGTGCCACTGGCCGTGCCGCTGCCCGCCCGtgcccacctgcagccccgGCGTGAGCCTGGTGAAGGACGGTTGTGGCTGCTGCAAGGTCTGTGCCAAGCAGGCGGGAGAGACCTGCAACGAGGCAGACATCTGCGATCCCCACAAAGGCCTCTACTGCGACTACTCAGAAGACGAGCCTAGGTATGAAACAGGCGTGTGTGCAT ATCTGGTAGCCGTAGGATGCGAGCTCAATGGAGTTTACTATCTTAACGGGCAGACCTTCCAGCCTAACCCGCTCTATAAGTGCCTGTGTGTCAGTGGGGCGATTGGATGTACGCCTGTATTCACACCCAAACTAGCAAAAAGTCCCTGCACCAGGCATGCGGGCAGAAAGAAACCTGGACAGTCCGTCTGTGGCCCgggaaagcagaagcagcttcAATCAACCAACTACAGACTGATGTCAG TTTACAGAAACTTACCActagttttgaagaaaaattgccTAGTACAGGCAACTCCTTGGACACCCTGTTCCAGGACCTGTGGCATAGGCATATCCAGCAGAGTGaccaatgaaaacaataaatgtgaaatgaaaaaagaaaagagattatGCTTCATCCAGCCTTGTCTGACCAACACCCTGAAGACAATAAAG attccaaaaggaaaaacttgTCAACCAACATTCCAGCTTCCTATAGCAGAGAAACTTGTTTTTTCTGGATGCTCATCTTCACAAACCTACAAACTAACTTTCTGTGGCGTGTGTTTGGACAAGAGGTGCTGCATACCTAATAAGTCCAAGATGATCACTGTAAAGTTCGAATGTCCCAATGAAGGCTTCTTTAAGTGGAAGATGATGTGGATAACATCTTGTGTATGTCAGCGGATTTGCAGTGATCCAGGAGATATATTTTCTGAACTTAAAATTTTTTGA